The Apostichopus japonicus isolate 1M-3 chromosome 20, ASM3797524v1, whole genome shotgun sequence genome contains a region encoding:
- the LOC139961858 gene encoding protein LLP homolog, which translates to MAKSIRSKRRRKMRAIKRLQTGPKELKRLKKTLGLIIDDDPNLKRYKFGDVREKLKKQKLNQASGVPYHPKHIRGAEAEWESIWRESKQKKNEKERQKKGIAEEDEESEEDEATKVTKTMDVDREDLQVDPVTLKNQHGSYPVWMNQRQIKKLKSARSGGKVLKKGQKKYLW; encoded by the exons ATGGCTAAAAGTATAAGGAgcaagaggaggaggaagatgCGTGCAATCAAGAGACTACAGACTGGCCCAAAGGAACTGAAGCGACTGAAGAAAACCCTTGGCTTAATTATTGATGATGATCCAAATCTCAAAAGATACAAAT TTGGTGATGTCAGAGAGAAGCTCAAGAAACAGAAGCTGAACCAGGCCTCTGGTGTCCCATACCATCCCAAACATATCCGTGGGGCAGAAGCCGAGTGGGAATCAATATGGAGAGAATcgaaacagaagaaaaacgaAAAGGAAAGGCAGAAGAAAGGCATCGCAGAGGAGGACGAAGAATCAGAAGAAGACGAAGCAACCAAAG TTACCAAGACAATGGATGTAGACAGGGAGGATCTCCAGGTAGATCCTGTGACCTTAAAGAATCAACACGGATCGTACCCAGTCTGGATGAACCAAAGACAAATAAAGAAGTTGAAATCTGCTAGAAGTGGAGGCAAGGTACTGAAAAAGGGACAGAAAAAGTATCTGTGGTGA